Proteins encoded in a region of the Flavobacteriaceae bacterium HL-DH10 genome:
- a CDS encoding UDP-N-acetylmuramoyl-L-alanyl-D-glutamate--2,6-diaminopimelate ligase: MKELKDILYKVTLNTVVGNTRLGVGAICFDSRSVKKGDVFVAISGSIVDGHKYINLAIKNGAIAVVCEVMPEKIVDGITYVEVDNSSKALAIMASNFYGVPSENLKLVGVTGTNGKTTVASLLFQLFKKAGFKVGLLSTVKIMVDNKTYKATHTTPDSLTINKYLKEMNDEGVEFCFMEVSSHGIHQNRTEGLHFEGGIFTNLSHDHLDYHKTFAEYRDVKKLFFDSLPSKAFALVNVDDKNGLVMLQNTKAKKYTYALKSYADYKAQILENQFGGLLLKVNDNEVWTRLVGNFNAYNVLAIYAAAELLGLEKVEVLRLISDLESVSGRFQYIVSNEKITAIVDYAHTPDALKNVLETINSIRTKNEELITVVGCGGDRDKKKRPKMAHIASALSSKVIFTSDNPRSEKPEAILSDMEQGVEPQNFKKTLTIVDRKQAIKAACQMAQPNDIILIAGKGHETYQEINGERFDFDDYKIVQELLKQLQK, encoded by the coding sequence ATGAAAGAGTTAAAAGACATATTATATAAAGTAACATTAAACACCGTAGTAGGTAATACTAGATTGGGTGTTGGTGCTATATGTTTTGATTCTAGAAGCGTTAAAAAAGGCGATGTTTTTGTGGCTATTAGCGGTAGTATTGTAGATGGTCATAAGTATATTAATTTGGCTATTAAAAATGGTGCTATTGCAGTTGTTTGTGAGGTTATGCCAGAAAAAATAGTGGATGGTATTACTTATGTTGAAGTAGATAATTCTAGTAAAGCACTAGCAATTATGGCTTCTAATTTTTACGGCGTGCCATCAGAAAATTTAAAGCTTGTAGGAGTAACAGGAACTAACGGAAAAACAACAGTTGCAAGTTTGTTGTTTCAGTTGTTTAAAAAAGCAGGTTTTAAAGTGGGGTTATTGTCTACCGTTAAAATAATGGTTGATAATAAAACATACAAAGCAACACATACAACACCAGATTCATTAACTATAAATAAGTATTTAAAGGAAATGAATGATGAGGGTGTTGAGTTTTGTTTTATGGAAGTAAGTTCGCATGGTATTCATCAAAATAGAACGGAAGGTTTGCATTTTGAAGGTGGCATATTTACCAATCTATCTCATGATCATTTAGATTATCATAAAACCTTTGCCGAGTATAGAGATGTAAAGAAGTTGTTTTTTGATTCCTTGCCTTCAAAGGCATTTGCATTAGTCAATGTTGATGATAAAAACGGTTTGGTCATGCTACAAAATACTAAAGCGAAAAAATACACTTATGCTTTAAAAAGTTATGCCGATTATAAAGCACAGATATTAGAAAATCAATTTGGAGGCTTATTGTTAAAGGTTAATGATAACGAAGTTTGGACACGATTGGTAGGTAATTTTAATGCTTATAATGTCTTAGCAATTTATGCTGCTGCAGAATTGTTAGGGCTTGAGAAGGTAGAAGTACTTCGGTTAATTAGTGATTTAGAAAGTGTTAGTGGGCGTTTTCAGTACATCGTTTCAAATGAAAAAATAACAGCTATAGTTGATTATGCACATACTCCTGATGCGCTTAAAAATGTATTAGAAACCATTAATAGTATTCGAACAAAAAACGAAGAACTTATAACGGTAGTAGGTTGCGGTGGCGATAGAGATAAAAAAAAGCGACCAAAAATGGCACATATAGCTTCGGCTTTAAGTTCTAAAGTCATTTTTACAAGTGATAATCCGCGAAGTGAAAAACCAGAAGCTATTTTAAGTGATATGGAACAAGGGGTAGAGCCTCAAAATTTCAAAAAAACACTAACTATAGTAGATAGAAAACAAGCTATAAAAGCAGCATGTCAAATGGCGCAACCAAATGATATTATTTTGATAGCAGGTAAAGGTCATGAAACCTATCAAGAAATTAATGGTGAACGATTTGATTTTGATGATTATAAAATAGTACAAGAACTTTTAAAACAATTACAGAAGTAA
- the mraY gene encoding phospho-N-acetylmuramoyl-pentapeptide-transferase, whose protein sequence is MLYYLFDYLEKQFQFPGASLFGFITFRAAFAMILSLLISTIYGKRIIRFLQKKQMGETIRDLGLEGQKEKAGTPTMGGLIIILATLIPVMLFARLENVYIILLIVTTLWMGTIGFVDDYLKKFKNDKEGLKGRFKVLGQVGLGIIVGATLFFHPDVTMKEKLPLNEQQILLAENPNISPSKLFQDEIKSTKTTIPFVKNNEFDYADLITWINPEWAKYAWVVFILASIFIITAVSNGANLTDGIDGLAAGTSAIIVLTLGIFAFVSGRTDFSDYLNIMYVPSIGEITIYIAAFVGALIGFLWYNTYPAQVFMGDTGSLTIGGIIAVIAIAVRKEWLIPVLCGVFLAENLSVVMQVSWFKYTKKKFGEGRRIFKMSPLHHHYQKLGYHESKIVTRFWIVGILLAILSIVTLKIR, encoded by the coding sequence ATGCTGTATTACCTATTTGATTATTTAGAAAAGCAATTTCAATTTCCAGGAGCATCACTTTTTGGTTTTATAACCTTTAGAGCTGCTTTTGCTATGATTTTATCATTGCTTATATCTACTATTTATGGTAAACGCATTATTCGTTTTCTTCAGAAAAAACAAATGGGTGAAACCATTAGAGATTTAGGTTTAGAAGGGCAAAAAGAAAAAGCAGGGACACCAACTATGGGTGGTCTCATAATTATTTTAGCAACGTTAATCCCTGTAATGCTATTTGCTAGGTTAGAAAATGTATACATCATTCTTCTTATAGTTACGACCCTTTGGATGGGAACTATAGGTTTTGTTGATGATTATTTAAAAAAGTTTAAAAATGATAAAGAAGGCTTAAAAGGGCGTTTTAAGGTTTTAGGGCAAGTGGGGTTAGGTATTATCGTAGGAGCGACCTTGTTTTTTCATCCAGACGTTACAATGAAAGAAAAGTTACCTCTTAATGAGCAACAAATTCTTTTAGCTGAAAACCCTAATATTTCACCTTCAAAATTATTTCAAGACGAAATTAAATCAACTAAAACAACGATTCCTTTTGTTAAGAATAACGAATTTGATTATGCAGATTTGATTACTTGGATTAATCCAGAATGGGCTAAGTATGCTTGGGTAGTTTTTATTTTGGCTTCTATTTTTATCATTACAGCAGTATCAAATGGGGCGAATCTCACGGATGGTATTGATGGACTTGCGGCGGGTACATCTGCTATAATTGTACTCACTTTAGGGATTTTTGCTTTTGTATCTGGACGTACCGATTTTTCAGATTACCTCAATATAATGTATGTTCCAAGTATTGGAGAAATTACAATATATATAGCTGCTTTTGTGGGAGCGCTTATTGGTTTTTTATGGTATAATACCTATCCAGCTCAAGTGTTTATGGGAGATACAGGTAGTTTAACTATTGGTGGTATTATAGCGGTTATTGCTATTGCAGTAAGGAAAGAGTGGTTAATTCCTGTATTGTGTGGTGTTTTTTTAGCAGAAAATTTATCAGTGGTTATGCAGGTAAGTTGGTTTAAGTATACCAAGAAAAAGTTTGGTGAGGGACGACGTATTTTTAAAATGTCGCCATTACATCACCATTATCAGAAATTAGGATATCACGAAAGTAAAATTGTTACACGTTTTTGGATTGTTGGCATATTGCTAGCAATTCTTTCAATAGTAACATTGAAAATAAGATAA